From Chryseobacterium shandongense, the proteins below share one genomic window:
- a CDS encoding efflux RND transporter periplasmic adaptor subunit has protein sequence MKIFGQTRIIVLIASIILLQNCTKAAEGSNAAPPAPELPVYTVITAPATVYQEFPTALEGKNNVEIRSQVDGYLDRIYVEEGAYVRAGQPLFKIDSRSYGEQMNMATANLQVANANIQKAKVEVDRLEPLVAAKVVSEVQLRTAKANYAAAVAAASQARATVGSAKINVGFTTITAPVSGYIGRIPYKKGSLISRTDPSPLTLLSDISEIYAYFSLSELDFIAFQNKYPGATLNEKLKNMPMVDLVIADNSIYPEKGRMSIVDGQFDKTTGAISVRAIFPNSNGVLRTGNTGRVRMPQLFDKTLVIPQESTFEIQDKTYVYVVGKDKKVTGKPVTISGKTDSYYFISEGLSKGDKIVFTGIGALKDGVAIQPKAISSDSLLKARPL, from the coding sequence ATGAAAATATTTGGACAAACGAGGATCATCGTACTTATCGCAAGTATTATCCTTTTACAAAATTGCACCAAGGCAGCAGAAGGATCCAACGCAGCTCCTCCCGCTCCCGAACTGCCTGTTTACACCGTCATCACCGCTCCTGCTACTGTTTATCAGGAATTTCCGACAGCTTTAGAAGGAAAGAATAATGTGGAAATCAGATCTCAGGTTGATGGATATTTAGACAGAATTTATGTGGAAGAAGGTGCTTATGTGAGAGCCGGACAGCCCTTATTCAAAATAGATTCAAGAAGCTATGGCGAACAGATGAATATGGCAACAGCCAATTTACAGGTGGCCAATGCCAATATTCAGAAAGCAAAAGTAGAAGTTGACCGTCTTGAGCCTCTTGTTGCCGCAAAAGTGGTTTCTGAAGTACAATTAAGAACCGCAAAAGCCAACTATGCCGCCGCAGTAGCCGCCGCTTCACAGGCAAGAGCAACCGTGGGAAGTGCAAAGATCAATGTAGGCTTTACCACGATTACGGCACCGGTAAGCGGATACATCGGAAGAATTCCTTATAAAAAAGGAAGCCTGATCTCAAGAACAGACCCTAGTCCGCTGACTTTATTATCAGATATCAGTGAAATTTATGCCTACTTCTCTCTAAGCGAGCTGGATTTCATTGCTTTCCAGAACAAATATCCTGGCGCCACTTTAAATGAAAAACTGAAAAATATGCCAATGGTAGATTTGGTAATCGCCGATAACAGCATCTACCCTGAAAAAGGAAGAATGAGTATCGTTGACGGGCAGTTCGACAAAACCACCGGAGCTATCAGTGTTCGTGCCATATTCCCAAATTCAAACGGAGTATTGAGAACCGGAAACACCGGTAGAGTGCGCATGCCGCAGTTATTTGATAAAACGTTGGTCATTCCACAAGAATCTACTTTTGAAATTCAGGATAAAACTTATGTATATGTCGTTGGAAAAGATAAAAAAGTAACAGGAAAACCGGTAACCATATCCGGAAAGACAGATAGCTACTATTTTATTTCTGAAGGATTATCTAAAGGAGACAAAATCGTATTCACCGGAATCGGAGCCTTAAAAGATGGTGTTGCCATACAGCCAAAAGCTATTTCTTCTGATAGTTTGTTGAAAGCAAGACCGTTGTAA
- a CDS encoding efflux RND transporter permease subunit, whose protein sequence is MLKQFIERPVLSTVISIILLLLGALSLFNLPIALFPDIAPPSVQVTAFYPGANAEVVARSVATPIEEAVNGVENMTYMTSNSSNDGTMTLSVFFKQGSDPDNAAVNVQNRVSKAMSQLPQEVVQAGISTQKVQNSMIMFMGLTSNDPKQYDELFLQNYLKINIIPQIQRIPGVAQAQVFGTRDYSMRLWLKPDRLAANNLSPQEVLNAVKDHNLEAAPGRLGQGSKETYEYILKYKGKLNKNEDYENIAIKANSDGSFLRLKDVARVEFGSYTYTAANRVDGKPVSGFAIMQTAGSNANEILTEIEKQVDQFKTTLPKGVEPIIMYNSKDFLDASIHQVVETLVIAFILVFIVVYIFLQDFRSTLIPAIAVPVAIIGTFFFLQLFGFSINMLTLFALVLAIGIVVDDAIVVVEAVHSKMEHTGMPVEQATMSSMNEISGAIISITLVMCAVFIPVGFMQGPAGVFYRQFAFTLAIAIMISAVNALTLSPALCAMFLNDPQGEHGEHGKKSGFGARFFNAFNVSFNNLTKKYIYSLKFLIKNKWVAVGGLVLITAASIFLIKKAPSGFIPTEDQGFILYAVNTPPGSSLDRTHRATEQIDQIINGEKAKNHLWVADGLNFISNANASPYSAGFIKLKDHDQRGEITDPDQIAAGLTGKVSQVKDASAFFFNFPTVQGFGNVSGFEFMLQDKTNGSLENLGTTTQAFIGELMKRPEIAFAFTTYAAGNPQFTIEVDNDKANQLGVSITELMQTMQIYYGSSFVSDFNRFGKYYRVMAQADIPYRTDANSLEGIYVKNKSGEMVPVKTLVTLKRAFGPETVTRNNLFNAVTINGTPKPGYSTGDAIKAVEEVAEKSLPRGFGYEWTGITREEIKTSGQTAFIFMLSILFVYFLLAAQYESYILPFAVILTIPTGIFGVFAFTGLAGIDNNIYVQVGLIMLVGLLAKNAILIVEFAVQRRNAGRSLLEAALQASRLRLRPILMTSFAFIVGMLPLVFTQGASAKGNHSIGFSTVGGMLTGVVFGIFIIPVMFVIFQYLHEKMPSRKKKRLQRQKLEAELLATTH, encoded by the coding sequence ATGTTAAAACAATTTATAGAAAGACCGGTACTTTCAACGGTCATCTCCATCATACTTTTATTATTGGGTGCCCTGTCACTCTTTAATTTGCCCATTGCCCTCTTTCCGGATATTGCGCCACCAAGTGTTCAGGTGACCGCGTTTTATCCGGGTGCGAATGCGGAAGTGGTTGCCCGTTCTGTAGCAACTCCTATCGAAGAAGCGGTAAACGGAGTGGAAAACATGACCTACATGACTTCCAACTCCAGTAACGACGGTACCATGACCTTGAGCGTATTTTTCAAGCAGGGTTCCGATCCGGATAATGCTGCTGTAAATGTTCAGAACCGTGTATCGAAAGCCATGAGCCAGCTTCCGCAGGAAGTGGTACAGGCGGGAATTTCCACGCAGAAAGTTCAGAACAGCATGATTATGTTCATGGGATTAACCAGTAACGACCCTAAACAATATGATGAACTTTTCTTACAGAATTATTTGAAAATCAATATCATTCCACAGATCCAGCGTATTCCCGGGGTTGCCCAGGCGCAGGTTTTCGGAACAAGAGATTATTCCATGAGACTTTGGCTGAAACCGGATCGATTGGCAGCGAATAATCTTTCTCCACAGGAAGTACTGAATGCCGTTAAAGATCATAACTTAGAGGCTGCTCCCGGACGTTTGGGACAAGGAAGTAAGGAAACGTACGAATATATTTTAAAGTATAAGGGTAAATTAAACAAAAACGAAGACTACGAAAATATTGCCATCAAAGCCAACAGCGACGGATCTTTCCTGAGACTGAAAGACGTGGCAAGAGTAGAATTTGGTTCCTATACTTATACCGCAGCCAACAGAGTGGATGGCAAACCGGTTTCAGGTTTTGCGATTATGCAGACCGCAGGATCTAATGCCAATGAAATCTTAACCGAAATTGAAAAGCAGGTTGACCAGTTCAAAACAACCCTTCCAAAGGGTGTTGAGCCGATCATCATGTACAACTCCAAAGACTTTTTGGATGCTTCCATTCATCAGGTGGTTGAGACATTAGTAATCGCATTTATCCTGGTATTTATTGTCGTATATATTTTCCTTCAGGATTTCAGATCGACTTTAATTCCGGCGATTGCAGTTCCGGTGGCAATTATCGGTACGTTCTTCTTCCTGCAGCTGTTTGGATTCAGTATCAACATGTTGACCTTATTCGCTTTGGTACTTGCTATTGGTATTGTAGTGGATGATGCAATCGTGGTGGTGGAAGCTGTCCATTCCAAAATGGAACATACAGGAATGCCAGTAGAACAAGCCACGATGAGCTCAATGAATGAGATCTCCGGTGCAATTATTTCAATTACACTGGTAATGTGTGCCGTATTTATCCCGGTTGGTTTTATGCAGGGTCCCGCGGGAGTTTTCTACAGACAATTTGCCTTTACATTGGCTATTGCGATCATGATTTCTGCAGTGAACGCTTTAACATTGAGTCCCGCTTTATGTGCGATGTTCTTAAATGATCCTCAGGGTGAGCACGGAGAGCACGGTAAAAAATCGGGATTTGGCGCAAGATTCTTCAACGCATTTAATGTAAGCTTTAATAATTTAACCAAAAAATACATTTACAGCCTTAAATTTTTAATTAAAAATAAATGGGTTGCCGTAGGAGGATTAGTATTAATTACCGCAGCAAGTATTTTCTTGATTAAAAAAGCGCCATCCGGATTTATTCCTACCGAAGATCAGGGATTCATTCTGTATGCGGTAAATACGCCTCCGGGAAGTTCATTAGACAGAACTCACAGAGCGACTGAGCAGATTGACCAGATCATCAACGGGGAAAAAGCGAAAAACCACCTTTGGGTAGCAGACGGTCTGAACTTCATCAGCAATGCCAACGCCTCACCCTATTCTGCTGGTTTCATTAAATTAAAAGATCACGACCAGCGTGGTGAAATCACCGATCCCGACCAGATTGCAGCTGGATTAACAGGTAAAGTTTCACAGGTAAAAGATGCGAGTGCATTTTTCTTCAACTTCCCTACGGTACAGGGATTTGGTAACGTTTCCGGTTTTGAATTCATGCTTCAGGATAAAACCAACGGATCATTGGAAAATTTAGGAACAACCACTCAGGCATTCATTGGCGAATTGATGAAACGCCCGGAGATTGCATTTGCTTTCACAACCTATGCAGCCGGAAATCCACAATTCACAATCGAGGTTGATAATGATAAAGCGAACCAATTAGGAGTTTCTATCACAGAATTGATGCAGACGATGCAGATTTATTACGGAAGTAGCTTCGTTTCAGATTTCAACAGATTCGGAAAGTATTACAGAGTAATGGCTCAGGCGGATATTCCATACAGAACGGATGCGAATTCTCTGGAAGGGATTTATGTTAAAAATAAATCGGGTGAAATGGTTCCTGTAAAAACATTAGTGACTTTAAAAAGAGCTTTCGGACCTGAAACGGTAACCAGAAATAATCTTTTCAACGCAGTGACCATTAACGGAACGCCAAAACCGGGATACAGTACCGGAGATGCGATTAAAGCAGTAGAAGAAGTGGCAGAAAAATCACTTCCGAGAGGATTTGGATATGAATGGACCGGGATTACCCGCGAAGAGATCAAAACCAGCGGACAGACAGCGTTTATCTTTATGTTAAGTATTTTGTTTGTGTATTTCCTTTTAGCAGCTCAATATGAAAGCTATATCCTTCCGTTTGCGGTAATCTTAACGATTCCGACAGGTATTTTTGGGGTGTTTGCATTTACAGGATTAGCTGGAATTGATAATAACATTTATGTCCAGGTTGGTTTGATTATGCTTGTCGGATTACTAGCGAAAAACGCGATCCTGATTGTAGAGTTTGCCGTACAGAGAAGAAATGCAGGAAGATCGTTACTGGAAGCAGCGCTTCAAGCTTCAAGATTGCGTTTAAGACCAATCTTAATGACCTCATTTGCATTTATTGTCGGAATGTTACCTCTTGTTTTCACTCAGGGAGCTTCCGCAAAAGGTAATCATTCAATCGGCTTCAGTACCGTTGGCGGAATGTTGACAGGTGTAGTATTCGGGATTTTTATTATTCCGGTAATGTTTGTAATCTTCCAGTATTTGCATGAAAAAATGCCGAGCAGAAAAAAGAAAAGACTTCAAAGACAAAAACTGGAGGCAGAACTTTTAGCTACAACTCATTAA
- a CDS encoding LuxR C-terminal-related transcriptional regulator, giving the protein MNKKILIADDYFVVMTGIKMILKNHLKKIDIEYAENYDELSEKLSFAADYSLLILGVNIEGNKKKMISEIKNKYPHLKILVFSNYDPLETMQCIQEGADGYLSKLSHENEIAMAVAEVLSKGKYYSKEIMDALVQHAFSRRKSNPLETLSDREKTVYNFLIKGYGNLEIANELKIHAATISTYKRRIFQKLGTSNLIDILELSRKYSTE; this is encoded by the coding sequence ATGAATAAAAAAATACTTATTGCTGACGATTATTTCGTCGTAATGACAGGCATTAAAATGATTTTGAAAAATCATTTGAAGAAAATCGATATAGAATATGCCGAAAATTATGATGAACTTTCAGAAAAGTTATCCTTCGCAGCAGATTATTCCCTTCTCATTCTCGGTGTCAATATAGAAGGCAATAAAAAAAAGATGATTTCTGAAATTAAAAATAAGTACCCTCACCTGAAAATACTTGTTTTTTCAAATTATGATCCCCTTGAAACGATGCAGTGCATTCAGGAAGGTGCAGATGGCTATCTCAGTAAGCTTTCTCACGAAAATGAAATCGCTATGGCTGTTGCGGAAGTTTTAAGCAAAGGAAAATATTATTCAAAAGAAATTATGGATGCACTGGTTCAGCATGCGTTTTCAAGAAGAAAAAGTAATCCGCTGGAAACTCTTTCTGATAGGGAAAAGACGGTGTACAACTTTTTGATCAAAGGCTATGGTAATCTTGAAATTGCAAATGAGCTGAAAATACATGCAGCTACAATCAGTACCTATAAAAGGAGAATTTTCCAAAAACTGGGAACCAGCAACCTTATTGATATTTTAGAGTTAAGCAGAAAATATTCAACAGAATAA
- a CDS encoding TetR/AcrR family transcriptional regulator, producing MGLHERRQREKENIRTSILDAAFSLAKTEGWASLSMRKIADAIEYSAPVVYDHFENKEAILYEISLNGFHCLHIELLKAQRAYDNPEDQLKAIVDAYWKFAFKNKEYYQLMFGLGMQCSGKGMMKEEFSSFQDMLYDCTYNIIKKNGSKTENACHMSHALFSAVHGLISIMMMRNDDIPSTMNKTTLDETVSAFIKSL from the coding sequence ATGGGGTTACATGAACGTCGTCAAAGAGAAAAAGAAAATATACGTACCAGTATTCTGGATGCGGCTTTTTCTTTGGCTAAAACCGAAGGTTGGGCTTCACTTTCCATGAGAAAAATTGCTGATGCCATTGAATATAGTGCACCGGTAGTTTACGATCACTTTGAAAACAAAGAAGCTATTTTATACGAAATTTCGTTAAATGGCTTTCATTGTTTACATATTGAATTGTTAAAAGCCCAGAGAGCATACGACAATCCTGAAGACCAATTGAAAGCTATTGTAGATGCATATTGGAAGTTTGCATTTAAGAACAAGGAGTACTACCAATTGATGTTTGGATTGGGGATGCAATGCAGCGGAAAAGGAATGATGAAAGAAGAATTTTCATCGTTTCAGGATATGCTGTATGATTGTACGTATAATATTATTAAGAAAAACGGATCAAAGACAGAAAATGCATGTCATATGTCTCACGCTCTATTTTCAGCGGTACATGGATTGATTTCTATCATGATGATGCGTAATGACGATATTCCTTCTACGATGAATAAAACGACTTTAGATGAAACAGTTTCTGCTTTTATTAAGTCATTATAA
- a CDS encoding thioredoxin family protein has protein sequence MNTPSNMIELGTKAPFFELPNPSKSNEIQSLDDLKGEKGTLVIFMCNHCPFVLHVIDKLNELYEDYNEKGIEFIAINSNDVEKYPADAPEKMIEFQIERKFDFPYLYDESQAIAKAYDAACTPDFFFFDEKLDLIYRGQMDDSRPGNNKDVTGEDLIIAFENLLAGEPQEEIQRPSMGCNIKWK, from the coding sequence ATGAATACTCCTTCTAATATGATTGAACTGGGAACAAAGGCTCCGTTTTTTGAGCTGCCGAATCCATCAAAAAGCAATGAAATTCAGTCATTAGATGACTTAAAAGGTGAGAAAGGTACATTGGTAATCTTTATGTGCAACCATTGCCCATTCGTTCTTCATGTCATTGATAAATTAAATGAATTGTATGAAGATTATAATGAAAAAGGAATTGAATTTATTGCCATCAATTCGAATGATGTAGAAAAATATCCTGCAGATGCTCCAGAAAAAATGATTGAATTTCAGATTGAAAGAAAATTTGATTTCCCCTACTTATATGATGAGAGTCAGGCTATTGCAAAAGCTTACGACGCAGCTTGCACACCGGATTTCTTTTTCTTTGACGAAAAACTGGATCTTATCTACAGAGGGCAGATGGATGATTCCAGACCCGGAAATAATAAGGATGTGACAGGTGAAGACCTGATTATTGCTTTTGAAAACCTTTTGGCAGGCGAGCCACAGGAGGAAATCCAAAGACCAAGTATGGGCTGCAATATCAAGTGGAAATAA